The sequence below is a genomic window from Rhinopithecus roxellana isolate Shanxi Qingling chromosome 19, ASM756505v1, whole genome shotgun sequence.
ACTCTCACGCAGTTTAAATGATTTATTGATGTCTCGGCTAAGCTTGCGACAGTTTCAGGACGTTTCAGCCATCAAGGTCTAAGAAGCCCTTTCCATTCCTGAGGAGCCCTCAGccagcctcctcctccagctcctcacTCTGGCCGCGTAACCCCTCATGGCGTCCATCTTGGACACCCCTTTGTTCGCGTTCCATGCCCCCCACTTTCTTCTTCAGCTCCTCACTCTGGCCGCGTAGCCCCTCATGGCGTCCATCTTGGACACCCCTTTGTTCGCGCTCCATGCCCCCCACTTCCTTCTTCTTCAGCTCCTCCACTTTGGCCGCGTAGCTCCTCATGGCGTCCATCTTGGACACCCCTTTGTTCGCGCTCCAGGCCTCCCACTTGGCCCTGGCTTTCACGTCTGAGGCCGGAGGGGCGGGGATGTCGCAGTCGCCCTGGGTGGCCTGTTTGTAGAAGCCGTAGATGAGCAGCTTCTCCGGATCGCTCACAGGACCCTTCAGCTGCTTGAGGGCCGCGCGCGCCAGCTCGAACTCCACTTGGCACATGAGGGGGTGGAGGCGGTCCCTGGTGCTAGAAGCTGGAGCTGGAGAGTTGGAATGGCGGTTACTACTCAATCTCGGGGAGGAGGCAGGCACACGATGTTCATGTTTTCTCAAGCACAGGCTGCAAGCTCGGGGTCCAGCGTACTGGAGCCACCCCACCATGTTTGGGCTCACACGGTGCATTTTCTGGGGAGGACCAGCCGTCAAAAGCGTGTAGGATCCGAGCCGCTGCTGTCTGAAGGGGGCGGCGCGCCGCGGCAGGAGCGCCTTGTGCGACTGTGTGTGGGGCGGGCTGGACGCGTGGGAGTGGAAGCTTCTCGTGGTGCTGCTGCGCTGGGTAGTGGGCGGCCCGCGGGAGGCGCTCGGTGGGGGTGAGCTGTGTGCGGGGCACGCCAGGGGTTACCGGGTGAGGGTGAATGCGGGGCCGGGGACTCGTGAGCCGGACCCGCTGAAACCCCGGAACCGGGGCCGGGCAGGGGACGGTGCGGAGGAGTCTGGGGAGCGACGCCCGGTACCTGAGCGGGGGTGGGAGGCCTCTGCCGGAAGGCGGTGCTGTGCGCCTGGCGCGCGCGTTCGTGAGGACTGCGCGTGCGCAGTGGAGACTGTGGGCGGGACCGGGCGGGGTTGTGGGCGGGGCCTGAGCGCGGCCGCCGTGGCGCCTGCGCCGTCCATTGTGCTGTGCGTCCCGCGCCGCGTTTGCGTTCTCGGAGTGGAGGGGGCGTTAGCCCCGCGCAGCCGCCGGCGTCGCCACCATGGACCTAGGTGGGTGCCGCGTCTCTTCAGCCCCGGGTTGCGTCCCGCGATGCGCCACCGGGGCGGTGCTGCCCGGTGGCGTCTCCTGCCGCGCACGCTCGCGCGGGCCTGAAGCCTTCCCCGCGTCGGGGCGGGTCTGGGGGTCCCCGGGTGGCCTTGACGGGGGTGGTCGGGGTCCGGCCGTGCGTTGGGCCGTGTCTTGCCGCCTCCGGCCCCCTCCGCGGGAAAACACCGAGCAGACGTGAAGCGAGAACCCCTGGAAGCGCCCGGGGCTCGCGCACGTGCTTTGAGAAACGGGCTCTCTCCGAGCACCCCCGGGTCCCCCGGCGGCCTCGTTTCCTGAGTGGCAACTGCGTTCTTGAGTAAGCGTCTTACGCTCCAAGTGTCTTACGCGCATCGGGTTTCCTCATCGACAGAGCTGGGAGAATGGCAGTGTGTCTCCCCCACTGAGTGTTGGGCGACTTTGAATGGAGGTCGCCGAGGTACAGTGTCCCGTGCGGGGCTGCGCGGGTCACACCGCGGTTGGGGCAGCTGCGTTCCTGAGGCGTCACTTTCTGAACCTGCGTGCGTCCTGATTCAGAATCTTGCAAGGTCTGGGAGAGGGGGAACCCTGGAACCAGAAGCTCCCTGCTAAGCCTGGATACAGGCTGCTAAGACCAGGAGGCTGTTCTGGGAGAGCTGGGGGTGAGGCACCCCGAGATGTGTCAGCAGTAGTAGGCTGGGGGGAAATGGTCTgtttcccccccgccccccagagAGCTCTTCAGGAGCGGAATGTTAGAGCTCTTAGGGCTTGGAGCCCCTCAGCCGTAATTGCTTCCCAGCCCCACCACACAGGCGGGGGCACCCTCAGCAAATCGTTTCTGCGCCTCAGTGTCCTCTAAAACGGGAATAATAGTCCTCAAAAGGTGGTTGTGAATCGAAGAGATCTTACATGTGCACCACCTAGCACCGTGCCTGGCATGGAGTAGGCGCATAATAAACCTAAGAAGTGGGCTCCAGCAAGCACTAGTTAACCATCCGTGATGAAGCACCGGAGTATTTTCCAGCCAGTAACTGCCCTGGGACTTACTACTTCACACTGTGGGTACTTACTGCGCCTGGAAGGCAGGTGTTGAGGGCCAGACATCTGCTCAACTAATCCaataatgcaataaaattaaatttacagcGTCAGGAGGGACCATATTTTGGGACCCTGGGAGAGCCTCCTGAGCCAGAAAGAAGGGCCGTAACCCCCAGAGAAGTACCCCCTGCAGCCTAACCCTCCGTGGGTGTCAGCCtcagctgctgtgagctgagatggatTGCCTCCACAAGTGGGTTACATAGTGCTGAACCCTTGTCCTGTTCTGCTCTCATAAATGGTGGGAAGGGTAAGATGGTCCTTAGTTTCCTGGAGTCAGTGTTTTCTCTGCGGGTGTCTGGCCTGTGAAAATGGGGAATATGAGCTCTTGTGGGCAtgagagactgaggaaggagtAGCATCTCTCAATCCTAGGAAAGGGGAGAGGACTCAGGAATGAGGAATAGGAAGCAGTATTTGTACCCTCGTTTTAGTTTCTAGGCCAAAGGAAACATGGCTGATAAAGGCCTACATCCTTTGATGTTTCTGAGCTGGGGGAGGCAAAGAATAGTGACAAGATTCTGGACCTGCCAACTATGAAAAGGTTTGGGGAAACCAACATTTACTGATCACCTAACTAGACTCTGTAACCTGATTCTTATTGTAGCTGTATTTATCTATCATAGCGTCCCGGGGAGATGGGGTCAGGAGATAGCAATACCAACCCACTAGAAAGGGCTTGACTGGTATATATCACATGATCCTCAGAGTTATAACATGAAGTCTGTATTATCCCCACATATGCAGAAGGGAGGCTTGGAGAAGCAACTTGACCAAGATcacgtccttttttttttttggagattgagggggggtctcattatgttaccccagctagtcttgaactcctggcctcagggatccacctgcctcagaccccccaagtagctgggattacaagtgctagccactgcacctggccagaatcacattatttttaaatggctgaggTAGGATTTAAACCCATGTCTGATTAAACATCCCAAGATGCTTTCCATGGTAAGTCTGTGTCACTCGTTAGTTCCCTGAAGGAAGGCTTAATTTAGCACAGTATTTTCTGTATCTGCTCCCTGGTTTCTCCCACAGAGCAGGGCCATGAGTAGCTTGTTTTTGAGCGGAAGGAGCTGTGGGTAGACTGTTTCCCTGAAAGGTAGAAGAATGTTTGAGGCCTGTTCCCAAGGCAAGGTTGTAAAGGGTGAAGGCAGGGCTTGTCTGATTCCTTCTGTGCCCGTTACTCCATGGCTGCGTGATTGCTCTGTGCCCGTTACCCTGTGGCTGTGTGATTACTCTGTGCCCATTACCCTGTGGCTGTGTGATTGCTTCTGTGCCCATTACTCTGTGGCTGTGTGATTGCTCTGTGCCCTTTACTCTGTGGCTGTGTGATTGCTCTGTGCCCATTACCCTGTGGCTGTGTGATTGCTGTGTGCCCATTACCCTGTGGCTGTGTGATTGCTCTGTGCCCATTACTCTGTGGCTTTGTGATTTCCTCTGTGCCCATTACCCTGTGGCTTTGTGATTTCCTCTGTGCCCATTACCCTGTGGCTGTGTGATTGCTTCTGTGCCCATTACCCTGTGGCTGTGTGATTGCTGTGTGCCCATTACCCTGTGGCTGTGTGATTGCTGTGTGCCCATTACCCTGTGGCTGTGTGATTGCTGTGTGCCCATTACCCTGTGGCTGTGTGATTGCTGTGTGCCCATTACCCTGTGGCTGTGTGATTGCTGTGTGCCCATTACCCTGTGGCTGTGTGATTGCTGTGTGCCCATTACCCTGTGGCTGTGTGATTGCTGTGTGCCCATTACCCTGTGGCTGTGTGATTGCTGTGTGCCCATTACCCTGTGGCTGTGTGATTGCTGTGTGCCCATTACCCTGTGGCTGTGTGATTGCTGTGTGCCCATTACCCTGTGGCTGTGTGATTGCTGTGTGCCCATTACCCTGTGGCTGTGTGATTGCTGTGTGCCCATTACCCTGTGGCTTTGTGATTTCCTCTGTGCCCATTACTCTGTGGCTGTGTGATTGCTCTGTGCCCATTACTCTGTGGCTGTGTGATTGCTCTGTGCCCATTACTCTGTGGCTGTGTGATTGCTCTGTGCCCGTTACCCTGTGGCTGTGTGATTGCTGTGTGCCCGTTACCCTGTGGCTGTATGATTGCTTCTGTGCCTATTACTCTGTGGCTGTGTGATTGCTCTGTGCCCATTACCGTGTGGCTGTGTGATTGCTTCTCTGCCCGTTACCCTGTGGCTATGCACCCTTCACCTGTCATGAGAAGCTCAGCTGTCATGTCCTGTGGTACATTCTCAGTGGCCACTGTAGTTTGCCTTCCTGCTATTTCTAAACCGCTCTCCCCACATCCTCTGCTGGCCCACCCTTTGCTGGAGGGTCTGGCCTCAGCAgcccagctttttcttttcacaCACTTTTCCTGAAGGATCTCATTCACTGTCTTGGTTCCAGTGATCCCTCTGGGCAGATAACTCTCAGAATCACATTTCCCAGCTGACTTCCTTCCTGAACTTCTACCCGGCGTTTCCATTGCTGGAGGACGTCTGTACCTCGATAACCAAAGCTGAACTCATCTGTCCTCACACCTGTTCTGATTCTCCACCATTCCCTATATGTGGCGCCACCCgattcccaggctggagagctcgGAAGCCATTCTGGATTCCTCGGCCAGGTCCTTCTGACTCCAGCTCTGCAGTGGCTCTTGTAGccatcccttctccccttccgCTGATGTCATTGAAAACCCTTGTCATCTCTAACCATGATCGCCTACTAACAGCAGTGGCCATCTGGAAACATTTTCACTATACTGTCTTATTTGGCTTGTCTACGTGCAGGGCCCTTGAACATCTGTGAAGAAATGACTATTCTGCACGGAGGCTTCTTGCTGGCCGAGCAGCTGTTTCGCCCCAAGGAACTGGCAGAATTGACAAAGTCTGACTGGGAACGTGTTGGATGCCCCATCGTGGAGGCCTTAAGGGAGATCTCCTCGGCCGCAGCACACTCCCAGCCCTTTGCCTGGAAGAAGAAAGCTCTGATTATCATCTGGGCCAAGGTTCTGCAGCCACACCCCGTGACCCCCTCCGACACAGAGACGCGGTGGCAGGAAGACCTGTTCTTCTCGGTGGGCAACATGATCCCCACCATCAACCACACTGTCCTCTTTGAGCTGCTCAAATCCCTGGAAGCTTCTGGACTCTTTATCCAGCTCCTgatggccctgcccaccaccatcCGCCATGCAGAACTAGAGCGCTTTCTGGAGCACGTGACCGTTGACACTTCTTCTGAAGACGTGGCCTTCTTCCTGGACGTCTGGTGGGAGATGATGAAGCACAAGGGTCACCCGCAGGACCCCCTGCTCTCCCAGTTTAGTGCAATGGCCCATAAGTACCTGCCTGCCTTAGATGAGTTCCCCCATCCTCCAAAGAGGCTTAGGTCAGACCCAGAcgtgtgccccaccatgcccctGTTGGCCATGCTGCTCCGCGGGCTGATGCAGATCCAAAGTCAGATCCTGGGCCCGGGGAGGAGGTGCTGTGCGCTGGCCAACCTGGCCGACATGCTGACCGTGTTTGCACTGATGGAGGACGACCCCCAGGAGGTGTCTGCAACCATGTATCTGGACAAACTGGCCACCGTGATCTCCGTGTGGAACTCGGACACCCAGAACCCCTACCATCAGCAGGCGCTGGCAGAGAAGGTGAAGGAGGCAGAATGGGATGTCAGCCTGACCTCACTGGCCAAACTCCCCAGTGAGACCATTTTCGTGGGCTGCGAGTTCCTGCACCGCCTGCTGCGGGAGTGGGGGGAGGAGCTGCAGGCCGTGCTCCGCAGCAGCCAGGGGACAAGTTATGACAGCTACCGGCTATGCGACAGTCTGACTTCCTTCAGCCAGAATGCAACGCTCTACCTGAACCGCACCAGCCTGTCCAAAGAGGAGAGGCAGATGGTCTCTGAGCTGGCGGAGTGTGTCAGGGACTTCCTGAGGAAAACGAGCACGGTGCTGAAGAACAGGGCCTTGGAGGACATCACAGCTTCCATTGCCATGGCCGTCATCCAGCAGAAGATGGACCGCCATATGGAAGTGTGCTACATTTTTGCTTCTGAGAAGAAGTGGGCCTTCTCGGAGGAGTGGGTAGCCTGCCTGGGGAGTAACAGGGCCCTCTTCCGAGAGCCAGACTTGGTGTTGAGGCTGCTGGAAACAGTGATAGACGTCAGCACAACTGACAGGGCCGTCCCTGAGTCTCAGATCcggcaggtgatccacctggtcCTGGAATGTTACGAAGACCTCTCCCTGCCAGATAAAAATAAAGTCCTTGCAGGTATCCTGCATTCCTGGGGGCGAGAGGGCCTCTCTGAAAAGTTGCTGGCTTATGTGGAGGGTTTTCAGGAAGACCTCAATACGACTTTTAACCAGCTCACTCAGAGTGCCTCTGAACAGGGCTTGGTGAAAGCTGTGGCCTCCGTGGCCCGCCTGATCATAGTGCACCCGGAAGTCACGGTgaagaaaatgtgcagcctggcTGTGGTCAATCTCGGCGCCCACAAGTTCCTGGCCCAGATTCTCACTGCCTTCCCTGCCCTTCGGTTCGTGGAAGAGCAGAGTCCCAATTCATCTGCCACGTTCATGGTGTCATGCCTCAAAGAAACCGTCTGGACGAAGTTCTCTACACCCAAGGAAGAAAAGCAATTTTTAGAGCTCCTGAACTGCCTGATGCATCCCGTGAAGCCCCAGGGGATTCCAGTGGCTGCTCTTCTTGAGCCAGAGGAGGTGCTGAGGGAGTTTGTCCTGCCTTTCTTGAGGTTAGATGTTGAAGAGGTAGACCTCAGTCTGAGGATCTTCATCCAGACTCTAGAAGCAGACACGTGCCGAGAGGAGCACTGGCTCCAGACCTGCTCCCCGTTTCCACTCCTCTTCAGCTTGTGCCAGCTCTTGGACGGCTTCAGCAAATACTGGCAGCTCCCCAAGGAGAAGCGGTGCCTCTCTTTGGATAGGAAGGATCTGGCGATCCATATCCTGGAGCTCCTGTGTGACATCGTATCAGCCAATGCCGAGACCTTCTCCCCGGACGCCTGGGTCAAGTCCCTGTCCTGGCTCCACCGCAAGTTAGAACAGCTGGACTGGACTGTGGGCCTGAGGCTGAAGAACTACTTTGAGGGGCACTTCAAGTGTGAAGTGCCAGCCACACTTTTTGAGATCTGTAAGCTTTCAGAAGATGAGTGGACCTCCCAGGCCCACCCAGGCTACGGGGCCGGCACGGGGCTCCTGGCCTGGATGGAGTGCTGCTGTGTCTCCAGTGGCATCTCAGAGAGGATGCTGTCTGTCTTGGTGGTGGACGTGGGCAATCCTGAGGAGGTCAGACTGTTCAGCAAAGGCTTTCTGGTGGCCCTGGTACAAGTCATGCCTTGGTGCAGCCCTCAGGAGTGGCAGCGCCTTCACCAGCTGACCAGGAGACTGCTGGAGAAGCAGCTTCTCCATGTCCCATATAGCCTGGAATATATTCAGTTTGTTCCCCTGCTCAACCTGAAGCCGTTTGCCCAGGAGCTGCAACTCTCCGTACTCTTCCTGAGGactttccagtttctctgcagCCAGAGCTGTCATAATTGGCTTCCTCTGGAGGGCTGGAACCACGTGGTCAAACTCCTCTGTGGCAGTCTGACCCGCCTGCTGGACTCAGTCAGGCTGATACAGTCAGCTGGCCCTTGGGCCCAAGGACCAGAGCAGGACCTGACCCAGGAAGCCCTGTTCGTCTACACCCAGGTGTTCTGCCATGCTCTGCACATCATGGCCATGCTCCACCCGGAGGTCTGTGAGCCACTCTACGTTTTAGCCTTGGAAACCCTCACCTGCTATGAGACTCTGAGCAAGACCAACCCTTCTGTCAGCTCCTTGCTCCAGAGGGCGCACGAGCAGCGCTTCTTAAAGTCCATTGCTGAGGGCATCAGCCCCGAAGAACGGCGCCAAACCCTGTTGCAGAAGATGAACAGCTTCTGACCTGCGTGGGGAGCTGGGCCCCAACGTGGCGGGTCTGCAGAAGATCAATAGCTTCTCACCTGCACAGGGGGAGCAGAAAAGCTGGGCCTCAGCATGGCAGGTCTGCAGGGGCCAGACCCGAGCAGCCTGGACGTGACAGTTACGTGAAACTGTCCCCACAAAGTCATGGCAATAATCGTGCACAGAAAATAGTTTGTTGGGTGTTTGTAACGTACAAACAAAAATTCTCCTCTTTTGCATCTCACTTTGTCTCTTCTAAGTCAGCCTCAGCAATAGCCCAGGATTAAGTATGCTCTGAAATTGGGTTTAGTGTCTTCAAGATCAAATGCAGCCAGGAGGAACATGTTCATAACTGGACTTTTCCATCCTAGATTTTGGCAAATAAGCCCAAAGTTGAAACCATGTGAGTGGAAAAAGCACTGCAGGGTATGTATAACCCCCTTCAAGAGTTATTTcgtcttttaatgttttttcttgaGGTATCTTGGAAAGGACAGCAGCTTGGAAAATAATCCAGTCCAGCCCTGGTTCTGCCTCTGGCCATGAGATTGCTGTGCCCGAGAGGCCTGCACAATTCTAAAGTGAGAGGATTGGAGGACCAAGATAAACTCAGCAGTGAGGGGCTAGGTTAATGACCTCAAGAAAATGGGCCCCCTCTGAATTGAGGAGTGTGTAcagtctgttgctcaggctggctttGAACCCTTGGACTCAAGAgtatctcccacctcagcctcctgagtagctgggacaataagCACTCCCACTTACCTCCCATACAGTCTTAACTCCCTCTATTCAGTCACCCACAAAGGGACTACTGTGAAGACGAGACCCGGCAAACCCAGCAGAGATGTGCTGAATGGATGGGCCACATTAACTTCTGCCTTAGGAGGGGCTGTCGAGgtttggatgaatgaatggtttGGGTAAGGGAATGACGTGTGCAGGAATGTAAAAAATGagtatgggccgggtgcggtggctcacacctgtaatcccaacactttgggaggctgaggtgggaggatcacttgagaccagccaaTATATGAAggccctgtctcttcaaaaaaaaaaaaaatacaaaaattagctgggtatggtgacacacaactgtagttccagctactcaggaggctaaagcaggaggatcacttgatcctgggaggtagaggctgcagtaagctgagatcacaccactgcatgccagccttggtgacagagtgagaccctgtctcaaaaaaaaaaaaaaaaaaaaaaaaaaaatgagagtggGCTAGACATGGTCACTCACACCTAtaataatcccagtgctttgggaggctgaggcaggaggatcacttgaggccaggagcttgagaccagcctgggcaaccgagataacctgtctctacaaaaagaaaaaaaaaatgagtttaagGTGTTTGAGGTATGAGGAAACAGAATTGGCTGGGGACATGTTTATTGTGTGAGATGAATAGGGGGAAAAGAGTATGTCCCATCACTACCTCCACATCCACACCCTCCTTCCCAGTGGGGCATTACTCAGGTTCTCTCCTCAGGTAAAGTAGGCTTGGCTCTTTGACCAATAATTGGGCTTCCACTCTCCCAATTCCTAGTAAGATTCACTTAGGAAGAAAGGGTCTCAAGTTACATGTGACCACTATATGCTTGAACTCTGGGAACCTTCAGTGTATTATTGGGACCATGAACCACACAAATAGGTTTGAGTAAGGTGTGAGCTAGACCTTTCTGGAGGCTGACAGCATTCACAACACACCCTTCTGCTAGTTACATGGACATAGACGTGGAGCTACAGCACACAGCAGCCGGTCAGGTTGGGTCACAGGATGATTCTTACAGGAAACTGATATCGATGTATTTCACAAATGAGAATAAGTTGGGAATGTTAGTGCAATTTAATCACCATAAGGGTGACTTTTAAAGATACACTGatagtttaaaaaacagaaaaagacaattaaaaaataagcattttgttCTTTAAATGGTATCAATTAAAGACTAAACAGTCAAAATGAGACATCATTCAGTCCTTTAGACGTTCACAATTAATTAAAAGGCACTTTAAAAATCCACTTTTTAAACTACCACTTGAGAACACATGGTAGCACAGTCTCAAACACATCCTAGTTGATAGGGAATGATGAGTGTTGGCACCAGAAAATCCTGCTTGCAGAAGGGGGCGCAGGTGTCGGTCCACAGGACAGCCTCTGGCCAGGCTGGCTGCCCCCTCGCTCTGGAGCCTTCTGTGGCTAAATGGCAGGACACTCACACAGGAATGGGCCTTGGACCACAAGCTCTGGCATATCAGGAGGATGAGTACTCCAGTACTCTGCAGTCTGGATGACACAGTTTGTGGTTTGGAGTACAGAAGTTGGTTTCCACATCACATGAAAAGGACAGTGTCATAGAGTGGGGTTACCCAGTAAACATCTACCAAAGCCTTCATTTCATGTTGTCGCTGTAGTTTTTATGAGCACGTACTCTGCATATGGATATGGGGAAAACTGGGCATGAAGGGGTGTGTTAAAAAGAATAGTATCTGTGACTGACAGCAGTAAGCTCACAAGTTTGACACTGTCAGACTTAACAAGTCAGCCTGCAAAGGTTGTGCTGGCCTCTTGGCCACACTACCTACTCAGGTTCCCATCCttgcctcctgcctgcccccacccccagccccaccagTGAGACTTCTGATTGGAAGTCAGTAGACATAAGAATTCAACTCTGACCCATGGATGACAGGATGACGCAAAGAAGCAATGGGTTATCTAGTAAACGAACAAAAACTACCTACCCACAGTGATTGTCCCAGGCCAATGTCACAAGAAGACATTACTTCCAAGAACCAAGTCATCCCTTGCTTCTGTGGGTCCAGTGCCGTGGGTACTGCCCTGAGTGGTTGGAAAGGTAGGTAGCTGCCGATATAGGGACAGGCAGATGCGCAGACACTTATCACCCTGGTCCACCGATCACACCCcatgcttccacctcccagaacTCTTGAGATAAGACCCAAAGGATCTTTGGGCTTGCATTAAAAACACTTTGCTGTCCGTGGAGGTCTGACAGGACCCAATAGTTGTTACTATAAAAGTGCTTTTGCAAATAGGGCAAGTTAGAAGAAGGAGGTAATACGAATATTCTTTAGAAAAACTCAAATCCATCTGCTTATCAATACCCAAAAGTCTGAGGCCACCCAGGGCACAATTCAGTCCATGGAATGCTGAGTGGAGGAGGCAGCTGGTGTGAGGCTGCGCCTGACTCCCAGGAGCATTTAGCCATCCTTTTTGGCTTGGGGAGTGTCAAAGAGCCGGACTGCCTTCCTGCACAGCAGACAGAACCAGTAGAGCTGAGGAGCTACGAGGAAGGCATTGGCTATGTTGCAGTAGAAGGGGATGCTGAAGGGTACTTGGAGCAGGCTTAGTCCCTGCTGGCGGCCATAGGACCAGTACatgaaggggaagagaaggatCCGACAGCAAAAGAAGGTGGCCAGTGTGAGGATTCCATTCACCTTGTACAGAAGGGTGTGCTGCTGCTTTAGCTgcaaaaggagaggaaggaaaaaggtaAGGTCCCTAAGAAGCTGGGCATCAGGGAGCGACTGGCCCAAGTCCCAACACAGTGAAAGCCATGCAGGTGCTCATCAAGACCTCGGCCGTCAGACTCCCTGGCGCCCAGACGTTTGTCTAGTTTTCTGACACTTGGAGAAGACATTCTTGAACACTATCATGTTGATATGTACAGATAACCTCATTTTCTCCAATAGTGATGTTGAATTTGACCCAGGCCACCCAGCTATATTCCAGGAGTATAGAAACCATGGATTGAAGTATGTGACCAGGAAAAAGATAGAATGAACTGTATCAAACTTAGATCAAACCTACAATTTCATCCCCATTGGCTGAGATGACCAGCCGACCTGTAAGGCTGTTGAAGGATCTCCCATCCCACTCTTCCTGGCATTAGGGATTTCTCCACACCCACCATCTCTGAAGGAAAAGCAGAATCCACTCCCTCCCACACTCCTGCCATTTCATTCATACATGCCTGAATCAGAACCCTGCCCAGTGACACAAATGGAGTGCTCAGTTCTGCCATGAAGATGCAGCCGACAAAGAAATCCCCGAGGTCTCCCCGAAGGCTCTGCAGATGACAAAACGAAAAGGGGAAGTAAGTGGAGGTTAAGAAGCCACCAGAAGGAAAATTCCAGCGGGGGCTATTGAAAAGGGTAACTGTGAAGTTGGGCAAGGGCAGACCCAGTTACTGTCCCGCTGCTTCCGTGCAACAGCACTTTGATGGTCCAAGCCCTAGGATCCAGAGGCAAATTCAAGACAGGATGATGGCATCACGCACCAAGCTCTGAATTTTGATGACAGCCGGAAGGAACGCTGCAGCCTACTTTTGTGTATTGAACTGAGTCATGCCAAGACGTAGCCTGTTCGGTTCAACAAAATGTGCCAGGTCCCGGGCTAGATGTTAGGGTCTGAAAGCACCCTAGATGTTCTGGTTCCTTGATGGTAGGGCCCACAGACTTCTTGAAGAATTTAGTGCACGTTAACTCtttctatttattgatttatttagagacagagttttgctcttgttgcccaggctggagtgcaatggtgcgatctcagctcactgcaacctctgcctcctgggttcaaatgattctcccacctcagcctcctgagtacttggaactacagatgcacatcatcatgcccagctaatttttgtatttttagtagagatggggtttcaccatgttggccaggctggtctcaaacttc
It includes:
- the LOC104670329 gene encoding acyl-CoA-binding domain-containing protein 6 homolog; translation: MHRVSPNMVGWLQYAGPRACSLCLRKHEHRVPASSPRLSSNRHSNSPAPASSTRDRLHPLMCQVEFELARAALKQLKGPVSDPEKLLIYGFYKQATQGDCDIPAPPASDVKARAKWEAWSANKGVSKMDAMRSYAAKVEELKKKEVGGMEREQRGVQDGRHEGLRGQSEELKKKVGGMEREQRGVQDGRHEGLRGQSEELEEEAG
- the GEMIN4 gene encoding gem-associated protein 4 codes for the protein MDLGPLNICEEMTILHGGFLLAEQLFRPKELAELTKSDWERVGCPIVEALREISSAAAHSQPFAWKKKALIIIWAKVLQPHPVTPSDTETRWQEDLFFSVGNMIPTINHTVLFELLKSLEASGLFIQLLMALPTTIRHAELERFLEHVTVDTSSEDVAFFLDVWWEMMKHKGHPQDPLLSQFSAMAHKYLPALDEFPHPPKRLRSDPDVCPTMPLLAMLLRGLMQIQSQILGPGRRCCALANLADMLTVFALMEDDPQEVSATMYLDKLATVISVWNSDTQNPYHQQALAEKVKEAEWDVSLTSLAKLPSETIFVGCEFLHRLLREWGEELQAVLRSSQGTSYDSYRLCDSLTSFSQNATLYLNRTSLSKEERQMVSELAECVRDFLRKTSTVLKNRALEDITASIAMAVIQQKMDRHMEVCYIFASEKKWAFSEEWVACLGSNRALFREPDLVLRLLETVIDVSTTDRAVPESQIRQVIHLVLECYEDLSLPDKNKVLAGILHSWGREGLSEKLLAYVEGFQEDLNTTFNQLTQSASEQGLVKAVASVARLIIVHPEVTVKKMCSLAVVNLGAHKFLAQILTAFPALRFVEEQSPNSSATFMVSCLKETVWTKFSTPKEEKQFLELLNCLMHPVKPQGIPVAALLEPEEVLREFVLPFLRLDVEEVDLSLRIFIQTLEADTCREEHWLQTCSPFPLLFSLCQLLDGFSKYWQLPKEKRCLSLDRKDLAIHILELLCDIVSANAETFSPDAWVKSLSWLHRKLEQLDWTVGLRLKNYFEGHFKCEVPATLFEICKLSEDEWTSQAHPGYGAGTGLLAWMECCCVSSGISERMLSVLVVDVGNPEEVRLFSKGFLVALVQVMPWCSPQEWQRLHQLTRRLLEKQLLHVPYSLEYIQFVPLLNLKPFAQELQLSVLFLRTFQFLCSQSCHNWLPLEGWNHVVKLLCGSLTRLLDSVRLIQSAGPWAQGPEQDLTQEALFVYTQVFCHALHIMAMLHPEVCEPLYVLALETLTCYETLSKTNPSVSSLLQRAHEQRFLKSIAEGISPEERRQTLLQKMNSF